GGTTCCAGATGGCGATCGGCAACATCCAGACGCTGCCGAGCGACTATTTCGGCGGCGGCGCGGTCGGCAGCCTTGCCGGTATCAGCGGCACCGCCGCGGTCGCGGGGACGCTGATCACCACCTGGCTCGTCCCCGTACTCACCAAGACGAGCTACGCGCCGATCTTCGCGCTTGGCGCGGCGATCGTGCCGATCGCCTTCCTTTGCTTCTGGCTGATCGGCGGACGCGTCGAACCGGTCGTCACTCCACCCACCAAAACCCAAGAATAAGGAACTGCATCACATGAATCTCCAGGGGAAAACCGCGCTCGTCACTGGCGGCGGCCGCGATATCGGCCGATCGGTCTCGATCGCCCTCGCGCGCGCCGGCGTCCGCGTCGCGATCAACTACAACAGCGGCCGCGACGCCGCCGAAGATACGCTGAAGGCGATCAAGGACGCAGGCGGGGATGCCTTTCTGATCCAGGCCGACGTCACCGACAGCGGCGCGGTCCGGACGATGCTCGAAGAGGTCGGTGTCGCGTTCAGCGGCCGCCTCGACATCCTCGTCAACCTCGCGGGCGGGATGATCGCGCGCAAGACTTTGAGCGAGATGGACGAGGCGTTCTTCGATGAGGTGATGACGCTCAACCTCAAATCGGCCTTCCTTGTGCTGCAGGCGGCGCAGCCGTTCCTCGGCGAAGGGTCGGCGGTCGTCAACGTGTCGTCGCTCGCGGGCCGCGATGGTGGCGGTCCCGGCGCGTCGGTCTATGCGACCGCAAAGGGCGCGCTGATGACTTACACGCGTTCGATGGCCAAAGAACTCGGGCCGCAGGGTATCCGCGTTAACGCGGTCTGTCCCGGCCTGATCGGCACCAGCTTCCACGACATCTTCTCGAAACCCGAAGGCCGCGCCGCGACCG
This genomic interval from Sphingopyxis chilensis contains the following:
- a CDS encoding SDR family NAD(P)-dependent oxidoreductase; amino-acid sequence: MNLQGKTALVTGGGRDIGRSVSIALARAGVRVAINYNSGRDAAEDTLKAIKDAGGDAFLIQADVTDSGAVRTMLEEVGVAFSGRLDILVNLAGGMIARKTLSEMDEAFFDEVMTLNLKSAFLVLQAAQPFLGEGSAVVNVSSLAGRDGGGPGASVYATAKGALMTYTRSMAKELGPQGIRVNAVCPGLIGTSFHDIFSKPEGRAATAGNTPLRREGHPDEVADTIVYLASPAASFLAGVCLDVNGGLGFS